CGGACGGACGAACACGGAGTCACCATCGTCAACCATCTGGATTTCGACCACGGATCTTTCAATCACGTTTTCAACAGCCACGGTAATCTTTGCAGTGTCTGCAAATTCGCCATCGTTGACTTCAACCTTCAGGATATGTTCCTTAGCAGTTTCGTAATCCAGAGAATCCTTCAGGGTAACCACACCAGTCTTCGGATCCACCTTGAACAAGCTGGTATCACCATCAACGATGGTGTAAGTCAGGTCGCGGAATTCCTTCTTCTTGGTATCCGGATCAGTTGCCTTCAGAGTATCAATGTCAGTCTTCGGAGCAGTGTGTTCGGAAACCGTAATGACCTTGTCATCCAGGTTCGGAGCTTCGTTCACATCGGTAATCTTGATGGTCACGGTAGTATCGGAGGAAACCTTCTGCGGGTCGGTCACCTTAACCTTGATGGTAAAGGATTCGATCTTTTCGAAGTCAAACTTATCCTTGTTCACTACAACGATTTCACCATCTTCGGTAACCTTTACGTAGTCGCTAGTACCGATCAAGGTGTAAGTACGCTTTTCTTCGTTCTTCAGGTCATCCATATCTTCGGAAGTCAGAGTGCCAATCACAGCTCTGTCAGCCGGATTTTCAGCAATAGTGAATTCCGTAGAAGTAATCACCGGAGTTTCCAGCACGTTCTTCAGATGGATAATCATGGTTTCGGAAGAACTCAGAGTAGGATCGTTCTTATCCTCAACCTTCACATTCAAGGTGTAGGTGGTATCGTCGGTTTCGTAGTTCAAAGTCTTCTTGACAGTGATTACGCCCATGGAGTCCACATCGAAGACGTCGGTAGCGCCATCCACAGCCACCACGCGGTTGTCGCGGAATGCCGGGTTAGAAACGCCGTCCATATCGCGGTCGTCACCCCATTCGATGGTACCCACCACAGCACCAACCTTGTTGTGTTCATTCAGGTCGAATTCATCCTTCACAATGTAAGGAGGTTCGTTAACGTCAACAATGTTGATGACGCGAACAATCTTGTCAGTCAAACCTGCATCATCCTTAACGGTGATGGTCAGAACATGAACATGGTTCGTCTTTTCGTAGTCCAGCTTATCGCCGTCGGTAACGGTCAGGATGAACTTGAAGCCCTTATCATCCTTAATCAGAGCCGGAGTAATAGTGAACAGAGTGTCAGAGCCAGACTTGTTCATATCCTTGAAGGATACTTCCATAGACTGCAGGTCACCAGCATCTTCATCCTTGACATAGTATTCCAGGATCTTGGTACCCGTTGCGCTATTTTCACGAACGTTCACGTAGACAGTATCGTTCTTGACATAGCCGCAATTTTCGGTGCAGGTAGTGTCAGGAGGATCGTCCGGATCGTCACAATCTTCAATCATTGCGTCGCAAGTGTGACAGATTTCCTTAGCAGGATCACATTCCGGAACAATGATGATTTCAGGAGGTTCTTCCTCGTCGGTCAGTTTCACGTAGACGGTAGCAATATCAGTGAGGCCACCGCCATCCGTTACGCGGACGTCGAAGTAGAATTCAGTTACCTTTTCATAGTTCAAAGCCTTGGAATCAGCAACCACGACCTTGTTGCTATCCATCTTGAACGGAACATCGTCAATCACTTCGTAGCTCAGAGTGCTGAACTTCACGTTCTTGATATCCGGATCAGAAGCCTCGACAGTACCGATGATAGTGCCTGCTGCAATATTTTCCTTCGGATTGAAGGAAGCGTCTTTAGTAGAAGGAATTTCGTTAATATCGATAACGTTCAACTTACGATCAATAGAAACTTCATTACAACCGGTAGCACCAGCCTGGTCCTTCAAAGAAATGGTTACATCATAGGGGAAAGACTTTTCGTCCATATTTGTAGCCAGGTCTTCATAGTTCAGCTTTGCGCTGTCCTTGACAGAAACTACGATAAAGAACTTTCCATCATCATCCTTTTCAATGGAAAGAGCAAACAAATCTTCAGCACTGACCTTACCAGACACCTTCTTGTTATCAGTCAGCGTCGGAACGAAATCAGAAACCTTTGCGTCAGCATTGTCTTCATCCGTAAATTCAATCTTCGTAACAACAGAACCCTTCTTGGAATGTTCCTTAACATCGTAATGATCCTTACCATCATCGGGGATAACAGGAGGTTCATTAACATCAATCAAGTTAACAGTGATTGTTGCAGTATCCTTCAGAGAAGGAGTGCCCTTGTCGCTAACGACAACATCAAAGGTAAAGGACTTCACCTTTTCATAATCCAACTTAGAGCCATCAAGAACCGTAATAGCACCGCTAGAAGTGATTGCGAACGTAGTATTTTCCTCAAGGAAAGCGTATTCCAACTGGCCAAACGGAACAGTCTTACGGTCTGGATCAGTCGCAACTACAGTTCCAACGGGGGTTCCTTTTATGGAATTTTCAGGAATTTCAAAGGACTGAGCATCCATGACCGGCTTTTCATTCACATCCAACATCTGGATGGTAATAATGGTCTTACCAGATTTTGCATCACTCAAATCCGTTGTAGAAGAACTCTTATCAGTAGCAACAACGCGAATTTGCAGGAGGCTATCAGCAGATTCGTAGTTCAACACAGCATCTTCGTGCACAACAATTTTACCCGTCACAGGATCCAGATCATAAAGGCTAGTAACCTTCTTATAATTTTCCTCTGTATTCTCTGCATCAAAGGTATCGTCAAACTTGTAGGTAAATTCATCATCATCCACGTCTTCTATGACAGCACTCAAAGAACCTGTAGCATAGTCGTCCCCATTAACATCACCTCTAACCACATTTTCCTTGATTTTGAAAGTAACAGGACTTAAAACGGGAGCATCGTTCACCGGAGCCACATTAATGGTCATGGTGTAAGTATCTTCAGAAACGATGTTTTCACCACGAACAACCACAAAGGTAAAGGTTGCTCGAGCAGAACCATAATCATTATCTGCAGGTGTGTAAATAAGACCACCAAACAACTTACCATCCAGGATATCCTTGGAAGGAATATTGCGGCCAAGTTCAACGGCCTTTTTATCAATGGTCAAGGCGCCCTTACCAGAAACTTCCAAAATACGGATAGAGTAGTCACCAGTCCAAGTTTCACCCTTTCTTGTCAAAACAGTGAAATCACTCTTACCGAATATGTAAGGAGTGTCTTCCGTCGCATTAATAGATTCATCTTGACCAGAAAGAACATCATCATTATCCTTGATAGAAATGTCAAAGCGACCTTCACGACTCTGGTCAGCCATGACAGCGCCTTCCAAGTCAAAAATGTGAATGGAGAAATGTTCCTCATTTTCAACAAAGCCATCATCAAAAACAGTCAAAACGATTGGTTCGCTCAGTTTGGTACTGCCGGCCTTAAAGGTAGCTGTACCAAAAACACTTTCACCATTACATACGATTCTATTAGCGTCTTTAACGATATCATCTAAACTAGCATAAACATCGTTTTCATCTACAGCATCTCTATTTTCGGTTCCCTTAAATTCAAAGCAATATTTAAAAGACACATCTGTTTCAGGAGCTTTACTCAATACAACAGAAAGAGCCTGGGG
This Fibrobacter sp. UWEL DNA region includes the following protein-coding sequences:
- a CDS encoding cadherin repeat domain-containing protein — protein: MRFEIGLVKKLAIALAMVVSAGDALAASVSPMYFANVGSSYSVNSEKQEAFWTDLMKYKIFGAQGIYFLGQSIRVTDKSGWFGTAAGNFDMSSGNMHHVIGGPVLIGGNMIMSDGTDSITSGPVRVLGNITIPSETNWRGTGNVTAGYHCVGGTIANEFKKIMRADSSYSNDECPTAVPVINSDLRIPLLNAEKSYDNGIDLNNETKNIDIPAGEGTYDLYLDYINFVNKSYLNIRMPNKGRLTRIFLKNGFPSITSNTRIRVVYMSEDARYNNSTKEWASGTNTYVDNKNYAGNLLFYTNKDIDFDALSSTDSIQGSFITTGTINVRQSMTLAGQLLADKVTINAFFDGSGFHYVPFDPPELGDPETNSWGTLEEGIKTPQALSVVLSKAPETDVSFKYCFEFKGTENRDAVDENDVYASLDDIVKDANRIVCNGESVFGTATFKAGSTKLSEPIVLTVFDDGFVENEEHFSIHIFDLEGAVMADQSREGRFDISIKDNDDVLSGQDESINATEDTPYIFGKSDFTVLTRKGETWTGDYSIRILEVSGKGALTIDKKAVELGRNIPSKDILDGKLFGGLIYTPADNDYGSARATFTFVVVRGENIVSEDTYTMTINVAPVNDAPVLSPVTFKIKENVVRGDVNGDDYATGSLSAVIEDVDDDEFTYKFDDTFDAENTEENYKKVTSLYDLDPVTGKIVVHEDAVLNYESADSLLQIRVVATDKSSSTTDLSDAKSGKTIITIQMLDVNEKPVMDAQSFEIPENSIKGTPVGTVVATDPDRKTVPFGQLEYAFLEENTTFAITSSGAITVLDGSKLDYEKVKSFTFDVVVSDKGTPSLKDTATITVNLIDVNEPPVIPDDGKDHYDVKEHSKKGSVVTKIEFTDEDNADAKVSDFVPTLTDNKKVSGKVSAEDLFALSIEKDDDGKFFIVVSVKDSAKLNYEDLATNMDEKSFPYDVTISLKDQAGATGCNEVSIDRKLNVIDINEIPSTKDASFNPKENIAAGTIIGTVEASDPDIKNVKFSTLSYEVIDDVPFKMDSNKVVVADSKALNYEKVTEFYFDVRVTDGGGLTDIATVYVKLTDEEEPPEIIIVPECDPAKEICHTCDAMIEDCDDPDDPPDTTCTENCGYVKNDTVYVNVRENSATGTKILEYYVKDEDAGDLQSMEVSFKDMNKSGSDTLFTITPALIKDDKGFKFILTVTDGDKLDYEKTNHVHVLTITVKDDAGLTDKIVRVINIVDVNEPPYIVKDEFDLNEHNKVGAVVGTIEWGDDRDMDGVSNPAFRDNRVVAVDGATDVFDVDSMGVITVKKTLNYETDDTTYTLNVKVEDKNDPTLSSSETMIIHLKNVLETPVITSTEFTIAENPADRAVIGTLTSEDMDDLKNEEKRTYTLIGTSDYVKVTEDGEIVVVNKDKFDFEKIESFTIKVKVTDPQKVSSDTTVTIKITDVNEAPNLDDKVITVSEHTAPKTDIDTLKATDPDTKKKEFRDLTYTIVDGDTSLFKVDPKTGVVTLKDSLDYETAKEHILKVEVNDGEFADTAKITVAVENVIERSVVEIQMVDDGDSVFVRPDSVFTNRPDVTICWTEDARDYCQDTTLTEGIHTIIKTYKDPKKDFAGADTVVIQLSTSAPQVIISAKADDLGDGGIFTLDETVIAGDTNIYVKDSKNDIKVTIKDPVNKKDSSFTVKLDLETVNVSSKDLESVSSVLDQGKLTLNENPKIPASRTPVNGSEVRVDYTEEVNGKTVTVTYYTDKNGEVLKTPVIIDGKVDSIEVITVSYKTEIGGREVVVSYQADAVTGQVLNVASDGALTTDDKIEVAVVPDGKPSESDTTVSKTTDVSVGSFKVTYEYEDEKHNTVVVTYTVDEKGNIVKNADGDIGYNVSYTYENKFGNAATQSVFIVLDQTPPVVKIVSPVMMEKIRANSVEVVWTVNGVVQDTLTLQGLKKGFQKIKREYRDKAGNVAADSVTVQVKDAKSMDIEVVEAVTEMDLEKVEEYYASNPPKKGETFAISVENPSTGKELEVLTGGSYGQEEGSFDTPYPGVEGNGHLGPTVAMEIRLPVVNDVAGLATFDDLVLSDGTISSRGVNSDRCKTADEYEAMGLDVDSLAQDTTVCVKFTQEQYVEKYCEDDFDISGDLSKINMYTTKMHAKVWIYTSLGGFVDYYGFKIDLDDPEYTDKAGVLNMYFEQKPDKDGEVRTEDGRVLSTGAYLYKVEADIRAKLRCSLPPFEPKANGAGKMKGQVLKKSDELLKPFGYKRPVKK